The proteins below come from a single Streptomyces sp. M92 genomic window:
- a CDS encoding AAA family ATPase, with the protein MPGRLLELHVENFRSLRDVTVPLGPLTVLVGPNGAGKSNVLKVFDFLADIIRTDLQPALDTRGGFDEVAFWGGHKPPTSMRIHLRATWTSNATLNAPDEYDLTIRRRSLPSNRDGKRLTYALSRVESFAFKRRQGRGRRITISGEEARVIDERAGQTKDSGSFGIRRLSSGLSTLPRLGPADGGDEVTRVADRLSSFRVFDVDVAAARQPTRLRGADFAALSPHAENLAGFLIHLSGREEVWDDLVADARTVLPQLENIEFEEVGGATDQLTVVLRERGLRRLTPLADASYGTVRLLGLLALLYDPNPPAFTCIEEIDHGLHPQALELVVQRLREAAERTQFIVATHSPALVNRLYPEEFVVCDRDDDGASIIPALTVDEVKDIVEESGEQPLGELWFSGVLGGDLTGGEL; encoded by the coding sequence ATGCCCGGCCGCCTCCTGGAACTGCACGTCGAGAACTTCCGCAGTCTGCGCGACGTGACCGTGCCGCTCGGCCCCCTCACGGTGTTGGTGGGCCCGAACGGCGCGGGCAAGTCCAACGTGCTCAAGGTGTTCGACTTCCTTGCCGACATCATCCGTACCGACCTCCAGCCGGCGCTCGACACGCGCGGCGGGTTCGACGAGGTGGCCTTCTGGGGCGGGCACAAGCCGCCGACGTCCATGCGCATCCACCTGAGGGCGACCTGGACCAGTAACGCGACGCTCAATGCTCCCGATGAGTACGACCTGACCATTCGACGGCGCTCCCTGCCCTCCAATCGGGATGGAAAGCGCCTGACCTACGCCCTCTCCCGAGTGGAGAGCTTCGCGTTCAAGCGCAGGCAGGGTCGCGGCCGACGCATCACCATCTCCGGCGAGGAAGCGCGCGTGATCGATGAGCGGGCCGGTCAGACGAAGGACAGCGGAAGCTTCGGCATCCGCAGGCTCAGCAGTGGGCTGTCCACCCTTCCCCGGCTCGGTCCCGCGGACGGCGGGGACGAGGTGACCCGGGTCGCCGACCGGTTGTCGTCCTTCCGGGTCTTCGACGTCGACGTGGCCGCGGCCCGGCAGCCGACCCGTCTGCGCGGCGCCGACTTCGCCGCCCTCTCCCCGCACGCCGAGAACCTGGCCGGATTCCTGATCCACCTCAGCGGCCGCGAGGAGGTCTGGGACGATCTGGTGGCCGACGCCCGTACGGTCCTGCCCCAGCTGGAGAACATCGAGTTCGAGGAGGTGGGCGGAGCCACCGACCAGCTGACCGTCGTGCTGCGTGAGCGCGGTCTGCGCCGCCTGACCCCGCTCGCCGACGCCTCATACGGGACGGTCCGACTGCTGGGACTGCTCGCCCTGCTCTACGACCCCAATCCTCCGGCGTTCACCTGTATCGAGGAGATCGACCACGGGCTGCATCCGCAGGCCCTGGAACTCGTCGTGCAGCGACTGCGCGAGGCCGCCGAGCGGACGCAGTTCATCGTCGCCACCCACTCCCCCGCCCTCGTCAACCGTTTGTATCCGGAAGAGTTCGTCGTGTGCGACCGCGACGATGACGGCGCATCGATCATTCCGGCCCTCACCGTCGACGAGGTCAAGGACATCGTCGAGGAGTCCGGCGAACAGCCGCTCGGGGAGCTGTGGTTCTCCGGCGTGCTGGGCGGCGACCTCACCGGGGGTGAGCTGTGA
- a CDS encoding ATP-binding protein, whose translation MHNSLRPPLHPADSPEFAMAFTSTPRGARLARLFVVHCLNAWGHPYDGHVNETLTLIAAELCANAVQHGRVPGRDFHVRLAVAGDGKLVRLEVSDTRAERRPVVTGPAEPDAENGRGLLLVTALAGDWGVTDRRGGPGKTVWATLGTYRLPAR comes from the coding sequence ATGCACAACTCCCTTCGTCCTCCGCTGCATCCCGCGGACTCCCCCGAATTCGCCATGGCCTTCACCTCCACCCCGCGCGGCGCCCGCCTCGCCCGGCTCTTCGTCGTGCACTGTCTGAACGCCTGGGGCCACCCCTACGACGGCCACGTCAACGAGACGCTGACGCTGATCGCCGCCGAACTGTGCGCCAACGCCGTACAGCACGGGCGGGTTCCCGGCCGGGACTTCCACGTCCGGTTGGCCGTAGCGGGAGACGGCAAGTTGGTGCGCTTGGAGGTTTCCGACACCCGGGCAGAACGTCGGCCCGTCGTCACCGGTCCGGCGGAGCCCGACGCCGAGAACGGGCGCGGCCTCCTCCTCGTCACCGCCCTGGCCGGCGACTGGGGCGTCACGGACCGCCGAGGCGGTCCCGGCAAGACCGTGTGGGCGACCCTGGGAACGTATCGGCTCCCGGCGCGATGA